One Candidatus Devosia phytovorans genomic window carries:
- a CDS encoding TRAP transporter large permease produces the protein MEYWVLFGVFTALMLVGTPIAFCLGIASFATIVYLGRPAIVVFQQLNSGVSVFTLMAVPFFIFAGDLMVRGGIAARIIAFAGALVGHLRGGLGQVNVAASTLFGGISGSAVAEAAAVGGIMIPQMKARGYGADYAVNVTSMAALIALLLPPSHNLIIYSLSGGGRISIADLFTAGIIPGLLLAVALSITAYIVAVKRGYPTERFPGFAKALEYFIISIPGLLLIGIIFGGVRSGIFTATESSCIAVIYAFLVTLLIYRSMSWSAFVHCVTGAVRTTAMVLFIIGAAASFGWLMAYLRVAPILTEAISQLTQDPLMVLLLINVLLLLLGTFMDMGPLIVITTPIFLPMVQSFGVDPVHFGVIMILNLGIGLNTPPLGPVQFVAAAVGKISVMQAMRSVWPFYGAGLIVLGLVTYIPALSLWLPAVFRGN, from the coding sequence ATGGAATATTGGGTTCTCTTCGGTGTGTTCACTGCCCTGATGCTGGTCGGCACGCCCATCGCCTTTTGCCTGGGGATCGCGAGCTTTGCCACCATCGTCTATCTCGGACGGCCGGCGATCGTGGTGTTCCAGCAGCTCAACTCCGGCGTCTCGGTGTTTACGCTGATGGCCGTGCCCTTCTTCATCTTTGCCGGTGACCTGATGGTGCGCGGCGGGATTGCGGCGCGGATCATTGCCTTTGCCGGGGCGCTGGTGGGGCATTTGCGCGGGGGGCTGGGCCAGGTCAATGTGGCGGCCTCCACGCTGTTTGGCGGCATTTCCGGCTCGGCCGTGGCGGAGGCTGCTGCGGTGGGCGGGATCATGATCCCGCAGATGAAGGCGCGCGGCTATGGCGCCGACTATGCGGTCAATGTCACCTCGATGGCGGCGCTGATCGCGCTGCTGCTGCCGCCCAGCCACAACTTGATCATCTATTCGCTCTCCGGCGGCGGGCGGATTTCGATCGCCGACCTGTTCACCGCCGGGATCATTCCAGGGCTGCTGCTGGCGGTGGCGCTGAGCATCACGGCCTATATCGTGGCGGTGAAGCGCGGCTATCCGACGGAGCGCTTTCCCGGCTTTGCCAAGGCGCTGGAATATTTCATCATTTCCATTCCGGGGCTGCTGCTGATCGGCATCATCTTTGGCGGGGTGCGGTCGGGGATTTTCACGGCGACGGAAAGCTCCTGCATCGCGGTGATCTATGCCTTCCTCGTGACACTGCTGATCTATCGCTCGATGAGTTGGAGCGCGTTCGTGCATTGCGTGACCGGGGCGGTGCGGACCACGGCCATGGTGCTGTTCATCATCGGGGCGGCGGCAAGCTTTGGCTGGCTGATGGCCTATCTGCGCGTGGCGCCAATCCTGACCGAAGCGATATCGCAGCTGACGCAGGACCCGCTGATGGTGCTGCTGCTGATCAATGTGCTGCTGCTGCTGCTCGGCACGTTTATGGATATGGGTCCGCTGATCGTCATCACCACGCCGATCTTTCTGCCCATGGTGCAGAGCTTCGGCGTCGATCCGGTGCACTTCGGGGTGATCATGATTTTGAACCTCGGGATCGGGCTCAATACGCCGCCGCTCGGGCCGGTGCAGTTCGTGGCGGCGGCGGTGGGCAAGATTTCGGTGATGCAGGCGATGCGCTCGGTCTGGCCCTTCTATGGGGCGGGGCTGATCGTGCTCGGCCTCGTCACCTATATTCCGGCGCTGTCGCTGTGGCTGCCGGCTGTATTCAGAGGCAATTGA
- a CDS encoding FadR/GntR family transcriptional regulator: protein MSLHDDMVATTRRPKLADLVIETVRKRIAAGEYKAGGRLPTENEMTTIFGVSRTVVREAIAALSADGLVQSRQGAGVFVVGHAAAAFSEIAEKSNKISVAINVLEVRMGIEIEAAGLAALRRSDSQDAAIHEAWGEFERLMGLGNPTGKTDFAFHRAIAVATNNPFYVEVLDGLGSRTIPCDVSSPWGTESVLPYNYQAGLHREHRRIMSAISAQDADAAREAMRQHLSWSLERYRNRLRQQSQDNSD, encoded by the coding sequence ATGAGTTTGCATGACGACATGGTGGCGACGACGCGTCGCCCGAAACTGGCCGACCTGGTGATCGAAACGGTGCGCAAGCGGATTGCTGCCGGCGAATACAAGGCCGGCGGGCGGCTGCCGACCGAAAACGAGATGACGACGATCTTTGGCGTCAGCCGGACGGTGGTGCGCGAGGCGATCGCGGCGCTGTCGGCGGATGGGCTGGTGCAGTCGCGGCAGGGGGCAGGCGTGTTCGTCGTCGGCCATGCGGCTGCGGCCTTCAGCGAGATTGCCGAGAAGAGCAACAAGATTTCGGTCGCCATCAATGTGCTGGAAGTGCGCATGGGTATCGAGATCGAGGCGGCGGGGCTGGCGGCGCTGCGGCGCAGCGACAGCCAGGATGCGGCGATCCACGAGGCCTGGGGCGAGTTCGAGCGGCTGATGGGGCTGGGCAATCCGACGGGCAAGACCGATTTTGCCTTTCACCGCGCCATCGCGGTGGCGACGAATAATCCGTTCTATGTGGAAGTGCTGGACGGGCTGGGGAGCCGAACCATTCCCTGCGACGTCTCTTCGCCCTGGGGCACGGAAAGCGTGCTGCCCTACAACTATCAGGCGGGGCTGCATCGCGAGCACCGCCGGATCATGAGTGCGATTTCGGCGCAGGACGCCGACGCCGCGCGCGAGGCCATGCGACAGCATCTGTCGTGGAGCCTCGAGCGCTATCGAAACCGGCTGCGCCAGCAGTCGCAGGACAATTCAGACTGA
- the kduI gene encoding 5-dehydro-4-deoxy-D-glucuronate isomerase yields MTTDYDIRFAIDPVSAATMNTAELREHFLVDDLFAEGAINWTYTHYDRMAVGGAVPGSKPLLLETIKPTGTAGFLDRRELIAVNIGSAGTIVVDGQDHEVGERDMLYIGMGSRDVRFAGQGAKYYLLSAPAHASHPTTLLRQAGAKRLDLGSAETANERSIFQYTNDLKSCQLVVGLTSFAPGSVWNTMPAHIHDRRMEAYLYFDLKPDAFVVHLMGEPEETRHLIMRNEQAVISPPWSIHAGAGTGAYTFIWAMAGDNVDYTDAEKVEMGDLL; encoded by the coding sequence ATGACAACCGATTACGATATCCGCTTCGCCATTGATCCGGTGAGTGCCGCGACGATGAACACGGCGGAGCTGCGCGAGCATTTTCTGGTCGACGACCTGTTTGCCGAAGGGGCGATCAACTGGACCTATACCCATTATGACCGCATGGCGGTGGGCGGGGCGGTGCCGGGGAGCAAGCCGCTGCTGCTCGAGACGATCAAGCCGACGGGCACGGCGGGGTTTCTGGACCGGCGCGAGCTGATTGCGGTCAATATCGGCAGCGCGGGCACGATCGTGGTCGACGGGCAGGACCACGAAGTGGGCGAACGCGACATGCTCTATATCGGGATGGGGAGCCGGGATGTGCGCTTTGCCGGGCAGGGGGCGAAATATTACCTGCTGAGCGCGCCGGCCCATGCCAGCCACCCGACCACGCTGCTGCGGCAGGCGGGGGCCAAGCGGCTCGACCTCGGCAGCGCCGAGACGGCCAATGAGCGTTCGATCTTTCAATATACCAATGACCTCAAGAGCTGCCAGCTCGTCGTCGGGCTGACCAGCTTTGCGCCGGGCTCGGTGTGGAACACCATGCCGGCGCATATCCATGACCGGCGGATGGAGGCCTATCTCTATTTTGACCTCAAGCCGGATGCCTTCGTGGTGCATCTGATGGGCGAGCCGGAGGAGACGCGGCACCTGATCATGCGCAACGAGCAGGCGGTGATTTCGCCGCCGTGGTCGATCCACGCGGGCGCGGGCACCGGGGCTTACACCTTCATCTGGGCGATGGCCGGCGACAATGTCGACTATACCGACGCCGAAAAGGTGGAAATGGGCGATCTGCTGTGA
- the kduD gene encoding 2-dehydro-3-deoxy-D-gluconate 5-dehydrogenase KduD, with protein sequence MTDLSAFSLSGKTVMVTGANTGIGQGIALSIGRAGGRVIGVGRSGMEETASLMAGLGADFVEVRADLGSTVEAQAMFERAWEQHGPIDGLVNNAGIIRRVDAVDFTEADWDAVMDINLKTMFFLCQSLGKKVLSEGRQGKVVNISSMLSFQGGIRVASYTASKSGVLGITRLLANEWAAKGINVNSIAPGYIETNNTEALRADPDRSAAILGRIPAGRWGEPSDIGDAAVFLLSQASNYMHGAVIPVDGGWLAR encoded by the coding sequence GTGACGGACCTTTCGGCATTTTCGCTCAGCGGCAAGACGGTCATGGTGACCGGGGCCAATACCGGCATCGGGCAGGGCATTGCGCTTTCCATCGGCCGGGCCGGTGGCCGGGTGATCGGCGTGGGGCGGTCGGGCATGGAGGAGACGGCGTCGCTGATGGCGGGGCTGGGGGCGGACTTTGTGGAAGTCCGCGCTGACCTGGGCTCGACGGTGGAGGCGCAGGCGATGTTCGAGCGGGCGTGGGAGCAGCATGGGCCGATCGACGGGCTGGTCAACAATGCCGGGATCATCAGAAGAGTCGATGCGGTGGATTTCACCGAGGCCGACTGGGATGCGGTGATGGATATCAACCTCAAGACCATGTTCTTCCTCTGCCAGTCGCTGGGGAAGAAGGTCTTGTCCGAAGGGCGGCAGGGGAAGGTAGTCAACATCTCGTCCATGCTGAGCTTTCAGGGAGGGATACGCGTCGCGAGCTATACGGCGTCCAAATCGGGCGTGCTGGGGATCACGCGGCTGCTGGCCAATGAATGGGCGGCAAAGGGGATCAATGTGAACTCCATCGCGCCGGGCTATATCGAGACCAACAATACCGAGGCGTTGCGGGCCGATCCCGACCGGTCGGCGGCAATCCTGGGGCGGATTCCTGCGGGGCGCTGGGGCGAACCGTCCGACATCGGCGATGCGGCGGTGTTCCTGCTGTCGCAGGCGTCCAACTATATGCATGGCGCGGTCATCCCGGTGGATGGCGGCTGGCTGGCGAGGTGA
- a CDS encoding cupin domain-containing protein, translated as MSKQKFFAQPHDSEWVELAPGNTRRVLIHTPELMQVEFGFEQGAVGALHSHPHVQVSYVAEGRFEVTIDGVTEVVEQGGSFIVPSGLEHGVVALTRGRLVDVFTPMRADFL; from the coding sequence ATGAGCAAACAGAAATTTTTTGCGCAGCCGCATGACAGTGAATGGGTGGAACTGGCCCCGGGCAATACGCGCCGCGTGCTGATCCATACGCCCGAGCTGATGCAGGTGGAGTTTGGCTTCGAGCAGGGCGCCGTGGGCGCGCTGCATAGCCATCCGCATGTGCAGGTGAGCTATGTGGCCGAGGGGCGGTTCGAGGTGACGATCGACGGGGTGACGGAAGTGGTGGAGCAGGGGGGGAGTTTCATTGTTCCGTCCGGGCTCGAGCATGGCGTGGTGGCGCTGACGCGGGGGCGGCTGGTGGATGTGTTTACGCCGATGCGGGCGGACTTTCTCTGA
- a CDS encoding trimeric intracellular cation channel family protein, with the protein MLLIMFYVAITAEAMTAALAAGRRSMDWFGVCILACVTALGGGTTRDIFLGHYPLYWVGNPYILLLVCGAALLTIAIARLVDRLRWPFLLLDALGLVVFTIVGCNIAIETGAHPIIVIVSGLVTGIVGGILRDVLCNDVPLVFRSELYATVSIVTGVIYYLGVLAALPEELSLLVALGVGFPLRVLAIYFKWEMPKFVFDPQMRK; encoded by the coding sequence ATGCTGCTCATCATGTTTTACGTGGCCATCACGGCCGAGGCGATGACGGCGGCGCTGGCGGCCGGACGGCGGAGCATGGACTGGTTCGGGGTGTGTATTCTCGCCTGTGTGACGGCGCTGGGCGGGGGGACGACGCGGGATATTTTCCTCGGGCACTATCCGCTCTACTGGGTGGGGAACCCTTATATCCTGCTGCTGGTCTGCGGGGCGGCGCTGCTGACGATTGCCATTGCGCGGCTGGTGGACCGGCTGCGCTGGCCGTTCCTTTTGCTCGATGCGCTGGGGCTGGTGGTGTTCACCATCGTGGGCTGCAATATCGCCATCGAGACGGGGGCGCATCCGATCATCGTGATCGTTTCGGGGCTGGTGACGGGGATCGTCGGCGGCATTTTGCGCGATGTGCTGTGCAATGACGTGCCGCTGGTGTTTCGCAGCGAGCTCTATGCGACGGTGTCGATCGTTACGGGGGTGATCTATTACCTCGGAGTGCTGGCGGCGCTGCCGGAGGAATTGTCGCTGCTGGTGGCGCTGGGCGTGGGCTTTCCGCTGCGCGTGCTGGCGATCTACTTCAAATGGGAAATGCCCAAATTCGTGTTTGATCCGCAGATGCGGAAGTAG
- the uxuA gene encoding mannonate dehydratase, whose protein sequence is MRQTWRWFGPKDICSVDDMTQVGAEGVVSALHHVPNGVVWSPEEIARRHAEIATRKNGAASGLTWDVVESLPVSEDIKKQKGDWREHIANYKISMRNLSDSGLEVICYNFMPVLDWTRTDLRWAVPNGGSAMRFDINDFAAFDIHVLKRQGAAADYTNAIADEAGRRAADMSEAEKKALARNVTMGLPGSSDSMTLEDVQSHLSEYGGISREQLRRHFVDFLEEIIPEAERLGLRFCCHPDDPPFALLGLPRIMSTAADYQFILDAVDSPCNGMTFCTGSLGARPDNDLPAMFSQFAPKVHFLHLRSVKRDSDAIAGSFFEAEHLDGDTDMVAVVAAIVAEEKRRKTEGRKDWSIPMRPDHGQDILDDLGRRTQPGYPIIGRMKGLAELRGVFRALERA, encoded by the coding sequence TTGCGACAGACGTGGCGGTGGTTCGGGCCCAAGGATATCTGCAGCGTCGATGACATGACGCAGGTGGGGGCGGAGGGCGTGGTCAGCGCGCTGCATCACGTGCCCAATGGCGTGGTGTGGTCGCCCGAGGAGATCGCCAGGCGGCATGCCGAGATCGCGACGCGGAAAAATGGCGCGGCGTCGGGGCTGACCTGGGATGTGGTGGAGAGCCTGCCGGTCAGCGAGGATATCAAGAAGCAGAAGGGCGACTGGCGCGAGCATATCGCCAACTACAAGATTTCGATGCGCAACCTCAGCGACAGCGGCCTGGAAGTGATCTGCTACAATTTCATGCCGGTGCTGGACTGGACGCGGACGGACCTGCGCTGGGCCGTGCCCAATGGCGGCTCGGCGATGCGGTTCGACATCAATGATTTTGCGGCGTTCGACATTCATGTGCTCAAGCGGCAGGGCGCGGCGGCGGATTATACCAATGCGATTGCCGACGAGGCGGGGCGTCGCGCGGCTGACATGAGCGAGGCCGAGAAGAAGGCGTTGGCGCGGAATGTGACGATGGGCCTGCCGGGGTCGTCGGATAGCATGACGCTCGAGGATGTGCAGAGCCACCTCAGCGAATATGGCGGGATCAGCCGGGAGCAGCTGCGGCGCCATTTCGTGGATTTCCTGGAGGAGATCATTCCCGAGGCGGAGCGGCTGGGACTGCGGTTCTGCTGCCATCCCGACGATCCGCCGTTTGCGCTGCTGGGCCTGCCGCGGATCATGTCGACGGCGGCGGACTATCAGTTCATTCTCGATGCGGTGGATAGTCCGTGCAATGGCATGACCTTCTGCACGGGATCGCTGGGGGCGCGGCCGGACAATGACCTGCCGGCGATGTTCAGCCAGTTCGCGCCGAAAGTGCATTTCCTGCATCTGCGCAGTGTGAAGCGGGACAGCGATGCGATTGCTGGCTCGTTCTTCGAAGCCGAGCACCTTGATGGCGATACGGACATGGTGGCCGTGGTGGCGGCAATCGTGGCCGAAGAGAAGCGGCGCAAGACCGAGGGGCGCAAGGACTGGTCGATCCCGATGCGGCCCGACCATGGGCAGGATATTCTGGACGATCTGGGACGACGGACGCAGCCGGGCTATCCGATCATCGGGCGGATGAAGGGGCTGGCGGAGCTGCGCGGGGTATTCCGGGCGCTGGAACGGGCTTAG
- a CDS encoding ABC transporter permease subunit produces MDRFLHELTLFAPAVVFNIYFALASIPLGFVFAVFLALGKASDNVLINRLSRGFIYAFRGSPLFIQFFMVYSMMLALNIPLWKPWGWSWFVLHPLFIGPLVLVLNTAAYTAEIFYGALRAVPRGEVEAARAYGMSTAQQFRHVIWPNLIRLAWPAYTNEVVFLFHATALVYLALPVIGQQMDLMITAKQLFERDYNAVLHYSAAALYFLAVSLVIFFIFGLIYARLMRHMPTTPRMRFRPKWIR; encoded by the coding sequence ATGGACCGCTTCCTGCATGAACTCACCCTCTTCGCCCCGGCGGTCGTCTTCAACATCTACTTTGCCCTCGCCTCCATCCCGCTCGGCTTCGTCTTTGCGGTCTTCCTGGCCCTGGGCAAGGCGTCGGACAACGTCCTCATCAACCGCCTCAGCCGCGGCTTCATCTACGCCTTCCGCGGCTCGCCGCTCTTCATCCAGTTCTTCATGGTCTATTCCATGATGCTGGCACTCAATATCCCGCTCTGGAAGCCCTGGGGCTGGTCCTGGTTCGTGCTCCATCCGCTCTTCATCGGCCCGCTGGTTCTGGTGCTCAACACCGCCGCCTATACTGCCGAGATCTTCTATGGCGCCCTGCGCGCCGTGCCGCGCGGCGAGGTCGAAGCCGCCCGCGCCTATGGCATGTCGACCGCCCAGCAGTTCCGCCACGTCATCTGGCCAAACCTCATCCGCCTGGCCTGGCCGGCCTATACCAATGAAGTGGTCTTCCTCTTTCACGCCACCGCCCTAGTCTATCTGGCCCTCCCCGTCATCGGCCAGCAGATGGACCTGATGATCACCGCCAAGCAGCTCTTCGAGCGCGACTACAATGCCGTGCTGCATTATTCCGCCGCCGCGCTCTACTTCCTGGCGGTCTCGCTGGTGATCTTCTTCATCTTCGGCCTGATCTACGCCCGCCTCATGCGCCACATGCCCACCACCCCGCGCATGCGCTTCCGGCCGAAGTGGATCCGCTAG
- a CDS encoding ABC transporter permease subunit: MSDDIAFWLSYITNGKHLTWYASFQFTIFAAVVGGILAIVFGLIGATLKNSRFLPLRLLGSTYSNIVRGVPDVLFFLFVPLAFEQGVEWLLSTQVCSADTIAAQSAAWPPCKEANWILGTTEYLILASVSLGLVYGAFATNVIHGALRSVPKGQLEAARAYGLSAVQVLWRVQIRQMWVYALPGLSNVWMLIIKSTSLLSLLQIADIVLWADRLGAPNFLPAVGLVHEDWRWRYYLVLFVFYILVTFLSEKGFEAIMRRAGRGILSEAR, from the coding sequence ATGAGCGACGACATCGCCTTCTGGCTGAGCTACATCACCAACGGCAAGCACCTGACCTGGTACGCCAGCTTCCAGTTCACCATTTTCGCCGCGGTCGTCGGCGGCATTCTGGCCATTGTCTTCGGCCTGATCGGCGCCACGCTCAAGAATTCGCGTTTTCTTCCGCTGCGCCTGCTCGGCTCGACCTATTCCAACATCGTGCGCGGCGTGCCCGATGTGCTCTTCTTCCTCTTTGTGCCCCTCGCCTTCGAGCAAGGCGTCGAGTGGCTGCTGTCGACCCAGGTCTGCAGTGCCGACACCATTGCCGCCCAGTCGGCCGCCTGGCCGCCCTGCAAGGAAGCCAACTGGATCCTCGGCACCACCGAATATCTGATCCTCGCTTCGGTCTCGCTCGGCCTCGTCTACGGCGCCTTCGCCACCAATGTCATCCACGGCGCCCTGCGCTCGGTGCCCAAGGGGCAGCTCGAAGCCGCCCGCGCCTATGGCCTCAGTGCCGTCCAGGTGCTCTGGCGCGTGCAGATCCGCCAGATGTGGGTCTATGCCCTGCCTGGGCTCTCCAATGTCTGGATGCTGATCATCAAGTCGACGTCGCTGCTCTCGCTGCTGCAGATCGCCGATATCGTGCTCTGGGCCGACCGTCTCGGCGCCCCCAATTTCCTGCCCGCCGTCGGCCTCGTGCACGAGGACTGGCGCTGGCGCTACTACCTCGTGCTCTTCGTCTTCTACATCCTCGTCACCTTCCTGTCGGAAAAGGGCTTCGAGGCCATCATGCGTCGCGCCGGCCGCGGCATTCTGAGCGAGGCCCGCTGA
- a CDS encoding transporter substrate-binding domain-containing protein, whose amino-acid sequence MKKLILTAAAILALGTAAQAQETVRIATEGAYAPWNFINEAGEPAGYEIDLANAMCEKAAVTCEIVTNDWDSIIPNLLAGNYDVIMAGMSITAERLETIDFTDAYFPPDPSKFATNAGTTIDFAALSGQRIGVQGGTIQAAYAEENLAADNTIVSFTTADQALADLAGGNLDLIFIDGAYLDPVVEASGGAIEITGEDVSIGDGMGGGIRKDETELKTKLDTALAALKADGTVDKLIAQWFDGRGPYYAE is encoded by the coding sequence GTGAAAAAACTCATCCTCACCGCCGCGGCGATCCTCGCCCTCGGCACCGCCGCCCAGGCCCAGGAAACCGTCCGCATCGCCACCGAAGGCGCCTATGCCCCCTGGAATTTCATCAACGAAGCCGGCGAGCCGGCAGGCTATGAGATCGACCTGGCCAATGCCATGTGCGAAAAGGCCGCCGTCACCTGCGAGATCGTCACCAATGATTGGGATTCCATCATCCCCAACCTCTTGGCTGGCAACTACGATGTGATCATGGCCGGCATGTCGATCACCGCCGAACGCCTCGAAACCATCGACTTTACCGACGCCTATTTCCCGCCCGATCCGTCCAAGTTCGCCACCAATGCCGGCACCACGATCGATTTCGCTGCCCTTTCGGGCCAGCGCATCGGCGTCCAGGGCGGCACCATCCAGGCCGCCTATGCCGAGGAAAACCTCGCGGCCGACAATACCATCGTCTCCTTCACCACCGCCGACCAGGCGCTGGCCGATCTGGCCGGTGGCAATCTCGACCTCATCTTCATCGACGGTGCCTATCTTGACCCCGTGGTCGAAGCCTCGGGCGGCGCCATCGAAATCACCGGCGAAGACGTTTCGATCGGCGACGGCATGGGCGGCGGCATCCGCAAGGACGAGACCGAACTCAAGACCAAGCTCGACACCGCCCTCGCCGCCCTCAAGGCCGACGGCACCGTCGACAAGCTGATCGCCCAGTGGTTCGACGGCCGCGGCCCCTACTACGCCGAGTAA
- a CDS encoding amino acid ABC transporter ATP-binding protein, producing MAQANAAVAEKWPVVAIRDLHKSFGELDVLKGISFSAREGEVVSLIGSSGSGKSTLLRCINMLEVPDSGTVSIDGEEIRLAGNGQRRHIADENQIRRIRSELGMVFQSFNLWAHLTILENVMEAPLVVQRRDKAEVRAEALAMLAKVGIESKADSYPNQLSGGQQQRAAIARALCINPRVMLFDEPTSALDPELQVEVTRVIKVLADEGRTMVMVTHDMDLARTISDRVVFLHQGLIEEEGTPEQVFGATRSARLKQFLNAAHDQQP from the coding sequence ATGGCGCAGGCGAATGCCGCTGTTGCGGAGAAGTGGCCTGTCGTGGCGATCCGCGACTTGCACAAGTCCTTCGGCGAGCTCGACGTGCTCAAGGGAATTTCCTTCTCTGCCCGCGAGGGTGAGGTCGTGTCCCTGATTGGCTCGTCCGGCTCCGGCAAGTCGACGCTGCTGCGCTGCATCAACATGCTCGAAGTGCCCGATAGCGGCACCGTCTCGATCGATGGTGAGGAGATCAGGCTCGCCGGCAACGGCCAGCGCCGCCACATCGCTGACGAGAACCAGATCCGCCGCATCCGCTCCGAGCTGGGCATGGTTTTCCAGAGCTTCAATCTCTGGGCTCACCTGACCATCCTTGAAAATGTCATGGAAGCGCCGCTCGTCGTGCAGCGCCGCGACAAGGCCGAGGTCAGGGCCGAGGCTCTCGCCATGCTGGCCAAGGTGGGCATTGAGTCCAAGGCCGACAGCTATCCCAACCAGCTTTCCGGCGGCCAGCAGCAGCGCGCCGCCATCGCCCGTGCCCTTTGCATCAATCCGCGCGTCATGCTGTTCGATGAGCCCACATCGGCGCTCGATCCCGAGCTGCAGGTCGAAGTCACCCGCGTCATCAAGGTGCTCGCCGACGAGGGCCGCACCATGGTCATGGTCACCCACGACATGGACCTCGCCCGCACCATCAGCGACCGCGTCGTCTTCCTTCATCAGGGCCTGATCGAGGAAGAGGGCACGCCCGAACAGGTCTTCGGCGCCACCCGATCTGCCCGCCTCAAGCAATTCCTCAACGCCGCCCACGACCAACAGCCTTGA
- a CDS encoding YdcF family protein, producing the protein MFYTLAKIFWVVAQPLSVIGLLVLAGIVLVFLGRKRLGLASSALALVVLVLCSFTTLGALVIRPLEDRFARPAELPESVDVIIVLGGSTLARVSTARGVAELNDAGDRLTDAVVLARRYPEARIVYSGGAGLLDPGEPEAETAQRFFLSMGIAAERLVLEDQSRNTDENAGLTAALLGSEGGTAVLVTSAFHMPRSVGLFRRVGLDVIPWPTDYRSSGQEGFGLDFANPVNALNIMSIATKEWVGLVVYHWTGRIGEVLPGPA; encoded by the coding sequence TTGTTCTACACACTGGCGAAGATTTTCTGGGTTGTCGCTCAACCGCTTAGCGTGATCGGGCTGCTGGTGCTGGCCGGGATTGTGCTGGTTTTTCTGGGCCGTAAGCGGCTGGGGCTTGCATCCAGCGCATTGGCGCTGGTCGTGCTGGTGCTGTGCAGTTTTACCACGCTGGGGGCGCTGGTCATCCGGCCGCTGGAGGATCGGTTCGCGCGGCCTGCGGAATTGCCCGAGAGCGTCGATGTGATCATCGTGCTGGGCGGCTCGACGCTGGCGCGGGTCAGCACGGCGCGCGGGGTGGCCGAGCTCAATGATGCGGGTGACCGGCTGACCGATGCGGTGGTGCTGGCGCGGCGCTATCCCGAAGCGCGGATTGTCTATTCGGGCGGAGCGGGGCTGCTCGATCCGGGTGAGCCGGAAGCGGAGACGGCGCAGCGGTTTTTCCTCTCGATGGGCATTGCGGCGGAGCGGCTGGTGCTGGAAGACCAGTCGCGCAATACGGACGAGAATGCCGGGTTGACGGCGGCGCTGCTGGGCAGTGAGGGCGGTACGGCCGTGCTGGTGACCTCGGCCTTTCACATGCCGCGCTCGGTCGGGCTGTTTCGCCGGGTGGGGCTGGATGTGATCCCCTGGCCGACGGATTATCGCAGTTCGGGGCAGGAGGGGTTTGGGTTGGATTTCGCCAATCCGGTCAATGCACTCAACATCATGAGCATTGCGACAAAGGAGTGGGTCGGGCTGGTGGTTTATCACTGGACGGGGCGGATTGGGGAGGTTTTGCCGGGGCCTGCGTAA